Proteins from a single region of Oreochromis niloticus isolate F11D_XX linkage group LG7, O_niloticus_UMD_NMBU, whole genome shotgun sequence:
- the tbx3a gene encoding T-box transcription factor TBX3a isoform X1 → MNFLMRDPVIQGSSMAYHPFIPHRGPEFAMSAMLGHQPPFFPALALPPSGSLSLPGALGKPIMDQLMGAAETGLHFSSLGHQAAAAHLRPLKTLEPEEEVEDDPKVHLEAKELWELFHKKGTEMVITKSGRRMFPPFKVRCTGLDKKAKYILLMDIVAADDCRYKFHNSRWMVAGKADPEMPKRMYIHPDSPATGEQWMSKVVNFHKLKLTNNISDKHGFVSSTNTILNSMHKYQPRFHIVRANDILKLPYSTFRTYVFPETDFIAVTAYQNDKITQLKIDHNPFAKGFRDTGNGRREKRKQLALQSMRSYEEQQKKENGASDDSSGEQPSFKCFGQASSPAVSTVGPPHLKDFCDSDEDSDDESKDGHNKDGPDSSKISTTTEDGKDHEASPAKGHPFSNSDSTSRNRESGPRTEKSQADSRQSPITVISSTTRSGEELKSPNQDHPKTDECRSISKDSFMPLTVQTDSAHIGHSHLHNFGFPTGLTGQQFFNHLGSAHPFLLHPSQFNMGGAFSNMAAGMGPLLTAVSTGGVSTMDTASMASPPQSLTGAPGLPFHLQQHVLASQGIAMSPFGNLFPYPYTYMAAAAAASSAASSTVHRHPFLNAVRPRLRYSPYSLPMTVPDSTLLTTAMPSMASGGAELKGEGIIPASPVSAVTLDSTSEVTSHSSTISSGSVSMSPKTCTEKDAANELQSIQRLVSGLDSNQDRPRSGSP, encoded by the exons ATGAACTTCCTGATGAGAGATCCAGTCATACAGGGATCAAGTATGGCATATCATCCGTTTATACCTCACCGGGGTCCGGAATTTGCCATGAGTGCAATGCTGGGTCACCAGCCTCCTTTCTTCCCGGCCCTGGCTCTCCCTCCCAGCGGCTCCCTCTCTCTGCCGGGTGCCCTTGGAAAGCCGATCATGGACCAGCTGATGGGAGCCGCGGAGACCGGCCTTCACTTCTCCTCGCTGGGACACCAGGCTGCTGCCGCCCACCTCAGGCCTCTGAAGACTTTGGAGCCTGAGGAAGAGGTGGAGGACGACCCAAAAGTTCACTTGGAAGCCAAGGAGCTTTGGGAACTTTTCCACAAGAAGGGCACTGAGATGGTGATCACAAAATCCGGAAG GCGGATGTTCCCTCCTTTCAAAGTGAGGTGCACTGGTCTGGACAAGAAGGCAAAGTACATACTCTTGATGGATATAGTTGCAGCCGACGACTGCAGGTACAAATTTCATAACTCCCGCTGGATGGTGGCAGGAAAGGCCGACCCCGAAATGCCAAAGAGGATGTACATTCACCCGGACAGTCCGGCTACTGGTGAACAGTGGATGTCAAAAGTCGTCAATTTTCACAAGCTCAAGCTGACAAATAACATCTCTGACAAGCATGGATTTGTAAGTTCAACTAAT acCATTCTTAACTCGATGCACAAATATCAGCCCCGTTTTCACATTGTGAGGGCCAACGATATTCTCAAACTCCCGTACAGTACCTTCAGGACTTACGTTTTTCCTGAAACGGATTTCATTGCTGTGACCGCTTATCAAAATGACAAG ATAACGCAGCTGAAAATCGACCATAATCCATTTGCTAAAGGATTCCGTGACACGGGCAATGGGAGAAGGGAAAAGAG GAAACAGCTGGCCCTGCAATCCATGCGTTCGTACGAGGAGcagcagaaaaaggaaaacgGGGCTTCAGACGACTCCTCTGGAGAGCAGCCTTCTTTTAAGTGTTTCGGCCAGGCCTCGTCCCCTGCCGTGTCTACAGTGGGCCCCCCACACCTGAAAG ACTTCTGCGACAGCGATGAGGATAGCGACGACGAGAGCAAAGATGGACACAATAAAGATGGTCCGGACTCCAGCAAGATTTCCACCACCACAGAGGACGGGAAGGATCACGAGGCGAGTCCAGCTAAAGGGCATCCGTTCAGTAACAGTGACTCTACTAGTAGGAACCGCGAAAGCGGTCCCAGGACTGAGAAAAGCCAGGCAGACTCACGACAGAGCCCCATCACTGTTATCTCTAGTACCACCCGCTCTGGAGAAGAACTCAAGAGCCCGAACCAGGACCATCCCAAAACGGACGAATGTAGGTCAATAAGCAAGGACAGTTTCATGCCTTTGACCGTTCAGACTGACAGCGCACACATAGGTCACAGCCACCTGCATAATTTTGGATTTCCTACAGGCCTAACAGGACAACAGTTTTTTAATCACCTAGGGAGCGCACATCCGTTTCTCTTGCACCCCAGTCAGTTCAACATGGGGGGCGCATTCTCAAACATGGCCGCAGGCATGGGACCACTATTGACAGCCGTGTCCACGGGAGGGGTGAGCACCATGGACACAGCTAGTATGGCATCACCTCCGCAAAGCTTGACGGGGGCGCCAGGTCTGCCCTTTCATCTGCAACAACACGTCTTGGCATCACAG GGCATTGCCATGTCTCCCTTTGGCAATTTATTCCCTTATCCGTACACGTACATGGCAGCAGCCGCGGCAGCCTCGTCCGCTGCCTCCTCCACGGTGCACCGGCACCCTTTCCTGAACGCAGTCCGACCCCGACTCAGGTACAGCCCCTACTCTCTCCCCATGACGGTACCGGACAGCACGCTGCTCACCACTGCCATGCCCTCCATGGCCAGCGGCGGGGCCGAGCTGAAAGGGGAAGGCATCATACCGGCGAGCCCAGTGTCCGCTGTCACCCTGGATTCCACGTCGGAGGTGACCAGTCATTCGTCCACAATATCCTCCGGATCGGTCTCCATGTCCCCAAAAACTTGCACGGAGAAAGACGCAGCCAACGAGCTTCAGAGCATTCAGCGCCTGGTCAGTGGACTCGACTCAAACCAAGACAGGCCACGGAGCGGGTCCCcctag
- the tbx3a gene encoding T-box transcription factor TBX3a isoform X2 produces MNFLMRDPVIQGSSMAYHPFIPHRGPEFAMSAMLGHQPPFFPALALPPSGSLSLPGALGKPIMDQLMGAAETGLHFSSLGHQAAAAHLRPLKTLEPEEEVEDDPKVHLEAKELWELFHKKGTEMVITKSGRRMFPPFKVRCTGLDKKAKYILLMDIVAADDCRYKFHNSRWMVAGKADPEMPKRMYIHPDSPATGEQWMSKVVNFHKLKLTNNISDKHGFTILNSMHKYQPRFHIVRANDILKLPYSTFRTYVFPETDFIAVTAYQNDKITQLKIDHNPFAKGFRDTGNGRREKRKQLALQSMRSYEEQQKKENGASDDSSGEQPSFKCFGQASSPAVSTVGPPHLKDFCDSDEDSDDESKDGHNKDGPDSSKISTTTEDGKDHEASPAKGHPFSNSDSTSRNRESGPRTEKSQADSRQSPITVISSTTRSGEELKSPNQDHPKTDECRSISKDSFMPLTVQTDSAHIGHSHLHNFGFPTGLTGQQFFNHLGSAHPFLLHPSQFNMGGAFSNMAAGMGPLLTAVSTGGVSTMDTASMASPPQSLTGAPGLPFHLQQHVLASQGIAMSPFGNLFPYPYTYMAAAAAASSAASSTVHRHPFLNAVRPRLRYSPYSLPMTVPDSTLLTTAMPSMASGGAELKGEGIIPASPVSAVTLDSTSEVTSHSSTISSGSVSMSPKTCTEKDAANELQSIQRLVSGLDSNQDRPRSGSP; encoded by the exons ATGAACTTCCTGATGAGAGATCCAGTCATACAGGGATCAAGTATGGCATATCATCCGTTTATACCTCACCGGGGTCCGGAATTTGCCATGAGTGCAATGCTGGGTCACCAGCCTCCTTTCTTCCCGGCCCTGGCTCTCCCTCCCAGCGGCTCCCTCTCTCTGCCGGGTGCCCTTGGAAAGCCGATCATGGACCAGCTGATGGGAGCCGCGGAGACCGGCCTTCACTTCTCCTCGCTGGGACACCAGGCTGCTGCCGCCCACCTCAGGCCTCTGAAGACTTTGGAGCCTGAGGAAGAGGTGGAGGACGACCCAAAAGTTCACTTGGAAGCCAAGGAGCTTTGGGAACTTTTCCACAAGAAGGGCACTGAGATGGTGATCACAAAATCCGGAAG GCGGATGTTCCCTCCTTTCAAAGTGAGGTGCACTGGTCTGGACAAGAAGGCAAAGTACATACTCTTGATGGATATAGTTGCAGCCGACGACTGCAGGTACAAATTTCATAACTCCCGCTGGATGGTGGCAGGAAAGGCCGACCCCGAAATGCCAAAGAGGATGTACATTCACCCGGACAGTCCGGCTACTGGTGAACAGTGGATGTCAAAAGTCGTCAATTTTCACAAGCTCAAGCTGACAAATAACATCTCTGACAAGCATGGATTT acCATTCTTAACTCGATGCACAAATATCAGCCCCGTTTTCACATTGTGAGGGCCAACGATATTCTCAAACTCCCGTACAGTACCTTCAGGACTTACGTTTTTCCTGAAACGGATTTCATTGCTGTGACCGCTTATCAAAATGACAAG ATAACGCAGCTGAAAATCGACCATAATCCATTTGCTAAAGGATTCCGTGACACGGGCAATGGGAGAAGGGAAAAGAG GAAACAGCTGGCCCTGCAATCCATGCGTTCGTACGAGGAGcagcagaaaaaggaaaacgGGGCTTCAGACGACTCCTCTGGAGAGCAGCCTTCTTTTAAGTGTTTCGGCCAGGCCTCGTCCCCTGCCGTGTCTACAGTGGGCCCCCCACACCTGAAAG ACTTCTGCGACAGCGATGAGGATAGCGACGACGAGAGCAAAGATGGACACAATAAAGATGGTCCGGACTCCAGCAAGATTTCCACCACCACAGAGGACGGGAAGGATCACGAGGCGAGTCCAGCTAAAGGGCATCCGTTCAGTAACAGTGACTCTACTAGTAGGAACCGCGAAAGCGGTCCCAGGACTGAGAAAAGCCAGGCAGACTCACGACAGAGCCCCATCACTGTTATCTCTAGTACCACCCGCTCTGGAGAAGAACTCAAGAGCCCGAACCAGGACCATCCCAAAACGGACGAATGTAGGTCAATAAGCAAGGACAGTTTCATGCCTTTGACCGTTCAGACTGACAGCGCACACATAGGTCACAGCCACCTGCATAATTTTGGATTTCCTACAGGCCTAACAGGACAACAGTTTTTTAATCACCTAGGGAGCGCACATCCGTTTCTCTTGCACCCCAGTCAGTTCAACATGGGGGGCGCATTCTCAAACATGGCCGCAGGCATGGGACCACTATTGACAGCCGTGTCCACGGGAGGGGTGAGCACCATGGACACAGCTAGTATGGCATCACCTCCGCAAAGCTTGACGGGGGCGCCAGGTCTGCCCTTTCATCTGCAACAACACGTCTTGGCATCACAG GGCATTGCCATGTCTCCCTTTGGCAATTTATTCCCTTATCCGTACACGTACATGGCAGCAGCCGCGGCAGCCTCGTCCGCTGCCTCCTCCACGGTGCACCGGCACCCTTTCCTGAACGCAGTCCGACCCCGACTCAGGTACAGCCCCTACTCTCTCCCCATGACGGTACCGGACAGCACGCTGCTCACCACTGCCATGCCCTCCATGGCCAGCGGCGGGGCCGAGCTGAAAGGGGAAGGCATCATACCGGCGAGCCCAGTGTCCGCTGTCACCCTGGATTCCACGTCGGAGGTGACCAGTCATTCGTCCACAATATCCTCCGGATCGGTCTCCATGTCCCCAAAAACTTGCACGGAGAAAGACGCAGCCAACGAGCTTCAGAGCATTCAGCGCCTGGTCAGTGGACTCGACTCAAACCAAGACAGGCCACGGAGCGGGTCCCcctag